A part of Rickettsia canadensis str. McKiel genomic DNA contains:
- a CDS encoding Bcr/CflA family efflux MFS transporter, with protein sequence MKIIKQIPAWILLCLFILSPTTETIYTSGLPSVTKYFGIDGGITQITSTLYFLGFAFGILSLGRLSDIYGRRPIVLLGLVIYVISSIISIFAVNIEMLMIARFTQAFGVSVGSVIGQAMARDSYQGSELSYVYASLSPWLLFIPAVGSSIGGYIIEYLNWHYVFVFFSLTGTILLALYYKVLPETNSYINFSQSSKYCEVLQVIIKDKILWLYAFIIGAFNGIYYGFYIEAPFIFIDKMKVAPSFYGKLAFLLSFAGIVGGFLGGYLIKKCHIHDKKVMGLGCIFSLCGCILFAINAFMLEAVQTSKNLTIIIIFVPMMTHMLGHNLLIPMTLRYALEDYAKVTGTAGSIFGAIYYVLIAVITYIVAQIHAETISNFALLCVALSISSAAAFYYIWRLYKKKQYRKVIY encoded by the coding sequence ATGAAAATTATTAAGCAAATTCCGGCATGGATTCTTCTATGCTTATTTATTTTATCCCCGACTACAGAAACAATTTATACTTCAGGATTGCCGAGTGTCACCAAATATTTTGGCATTGACGGCGGTATTACTCAAATTACCTCTACATTATATTTTTTAGGATTTGCTTTTGGTATATTATCACTTGGGAGATTATCGGATATTTATGGCAGAAGACCTATAGTTTTATTAGGGCTTGTTATTTATGTTATATCTTCAATTATTAGCATTTTTGCAGTTAATATAGAAATGTTGATGATAGCTCGTTTTACTCAAGCTTTCGGTGTAAGTGTTGGGTCGGTTATCGGTCAGGCTATGGCTAGAGACTCCTATCAAGGTTCGGAATTATCATATGTTTATGCTAGCTTATCCCCGTGGCTTTTATTTATTCCTGCTGTAGGTTCATCTATAGGTGGCTATATTATAGAGTATTTAAACTGGCATTATGTTTTTGTATTTTTCAGTCTTACGGGTACTATATTATTAGCTTTATATTATAAAGTACTACCTGAAACAAATTCTTATATCAATTTTTCTCAAAGCAGTAAATATTGTGAGGTTTTGCAGGTAATTATTAAAGATAAAATTCTTTGGTTATATGCTTTTATTATTGGTGCATTTAATGGTATATATTATGGTTTTTATATAGAAGCCCCTTTTATTTTTATTGATAAAATGAAAGTGGCACCTTCCTTTTACGGTAAATTAGCTTTTTTATTATCTTTTGCTGGTATTGTTGGAGGGTTTTTAGGGGGGTATTTGATAAAAAAATGCCACATACACGATAAAAAAGTTATGGGTTTAGGATGTATTTTTAGTCTGTGTGGTTGTATATTATTTGCAATAAATGCTTTTATGTTGGAAGCCGTTCAAACAAGTAAAAACCTTACAATTATTATAATATTTGTGCCTATGATGACGCATATGTTAGGGCATAATTTACTTATTCCTATGACGCTTCGTTATGCACTGGAGGATTATGCTAAAGTAACAGGTACTGCTGGTTCAATATTTGGTGCAATATATTATGTACTAATTGCAGTTATAACATATATAGTGGCTCAGATACATGCTGAAACAATAAGCAATTTTGCTTTATTATGTGTAGCTTTAAGTATTAGCTCTGCTGCTGCATTTTACTATATTTGGCGTTTATATAAGAAAAAGCAATATAGAAAAGTTATATATTAG
- a CDS encoding Sec7 domain-containing protein, whose protein sequence is MTRYLDNYLKTFNFPQGVEKITKLVEAFSNNYYKYKNPKENKQILEEIYNIKK, encoded by the coding sequence TTGACACGATACCTAGATAATTATTTAAAGACTTTTAATTTTCCGCAAGGTGTTGAAAAAATAACTAAATTAGTTGAAGCTTTTAGTAATAATTATTACAAATACAAAAATCCTAAAGAGAATAAACAAATTTTAGAAGAAATTTATAATATCAAAAAATAA
- a CDS encoding patatin-like phospholipase family protein produces the protein MTGKIANIKTNRVLALSGGGVKGISELIVLIAIEEKTGKSISELFPIISGTSVGGLIAALLTIPKELGAKEAKYSAREALEIFKTNANYIFPDNFLGSVKQIFTHKYSQKPLKELLEKYLGDNRMDSTTSRLVIPVNDLTANGGKLEVFDSFHGYSPHVRVKDVLLATTAAPTYFKPIMDKAAIQEYNYASGTPYAYADGGLNANRPASEVLKLLKKGYIHKEQNHTRIDKNLTREEQKEILDHTMVCAFNFSNNIEPTNSIPKIGSDGIIGWLVKGKLISRLMHNMENSSTTEVKNDLSGKDEFFEVGLPITKETKSLDNASPKNIERLEEIGYKYVQENNELIQKLCDNLLDNLNKEQAANQTVDLIDGCFAEEENIENNQETINKPITQALEPDDEGFEEEENIENNQETINKPITQALEPDDEGFEEEENIENNQETINKPITQALEPDDEGFEEEENIENNQETINKPITQALEPDDEGFEEEENIENNQETINKPITQALEPDDEGFEEDTEYEKEELLTGIKKFLNAFSEQNPTLKNDIDNFLQTAENYTLNEIKECIVSFEQASLKWQAEQKKHDVFSSCSMEALKEEMNLEGIDDEVLNHEIIA, from the coding sequence ATGACAGGGAAAATTGCGAATATAAAAACTAATAGAGTACTTGCACTGTCCGGCGGTGGAGTTAAAGGTATATCCGAATTAATAGTGCTTATAGCAATTGAGGAAAAAACAGGAAAATCTATTTCTGAGCTATTTCCTATTATTTCCGGTACTAGTGTCGGTGGTCTTATAGCTGCCTTATTAACAATTCCAAAAGAACTAGGTGCAAAAGAAGCAAAATATAGTGCTAGAGAGGCCTTGGAGATATTTAAAACAAATGCAAATTATATATTTCCTGATAACTTTCTAGGTTCAGTTAAACAAATATTTACTCACAAATATAGTCAAAAACCTTTAAAAGAATTATTAGAAAAATATTTAGGTGATAATAGAATGGACAGTACTACTTCTCGCCTTGTTATTCCGGTAAATGATTTAACTGCTAACGGTGGAAAATTAGAAGTTTTTGATAGTTTTCACGGTTATAGTCCTCATGTTAGAGTAAAAGACGTATTACTTGCAACAACAGCGGCACCTACTTATTTTAAACCTATTATGGATAAAGCGGCCATACAGGAATATAATTATGCTTCGGGCACTCCTTATGCATATGCAGATGGAGGACTCAATGCGAATAGACCGGCAAGCGAAGTTTTAAAGTTGCTTAAAAAAGGTTATATACATAAAGAACAAAATCATACACGCATAGATAAAAACCTCACACGTGAAGAACAAAAAGAGATATTAGACCATACTATGGTTTGTGCATTCAATTTCAGTAATAATATCGAACCTACAAATTCCATACCTAAAATCGGCTCTGACGGAATAATAGGTTGGCTTGTGAAAGGAAAATTAATAAGCAGACTTATGCACAATATGGAAAATTCTTCCACTACTGAGGTTAAAAATGATTTATCTGGAAAAGATGAATTTTTTGAAGTAGGATTACCTATTACAAAAGAAACTAAAAGCTTAGATAATGCAAGTCCTAAAAATATTGAAAGATTAGAAGAAATAGGATATAAATATGTGCAAGAGAATAACGAATTAATTCAAAAATTATGTGATAACTTACTTGATAATTTAAATAAAGAACAAGCAGCTAATCAAACTGTAGATTTGATAGATGGATGTTTTGCAGAAGAAGAGAATATAGAAAATAATCAAGAGACAATTAATAAACCGATAACTCAAGCTCTAGAACCTGATGATGAAGGCTTTGAAGAAGAAGAGAATATAGAAAATAATCAAGAGACAATTAATAAACCGATAACTCAAGCTCTAGAACCTGATGATGAAGGCTTTGAAGAAGAAGAGAATATAGAAAATAATCAAGAGACAATTAATAAACCGATAACTCAAGCTCTAGAACCTGATGATGAAGGCTTTGAAGAAGAAGAGAATATAGAAAATAATCAAGAGACAATTAATAAACCGATAACTCAAGCTCTAGAACCTGATGATGAAGGCTTTGAAGAAGAAGAGAATATAGAAAATAATCAAGAGACAATTAATAAACCGATAACTCAAGCTCTAGAACCTGATGATGAAGGCTTTGAAGAAGATACAGAATATGAAAAAGAAGAATTATTAACCGGTATTAAGAAATTTTTAAATGCATTTAGTGAACAGAATCCGACATTAAAAAACGATATAGATAACTTTTTACAAACAGCAGAAAATTATACATTAAATGAAATTAAAGAATGTATTGTCAGTTTTGAACAAGCTAGTTTAAAATGGCAAGCCGAGCAAAAGAAACATGATGTATTCAGTAGCTGTAGTATGGAAGCCTTAAAGGAAGAAATGAACCTTGAAGGGATAGACGATGAAGTATTAAATCATGAGATTATAGCATAA
- a CDS encoding DUF6314 family protein, protein MPSKNYFVKELVLRLSGQYQIKRIIDNHGYGKWVAYFLPESLNELIYKEELKIHYHDYDHQISANKEYRYLFKNSNVTKYFIAHKNSLFYLFYR, encoded by the coding sequence ATGCCTTCAAAAAACTATTTCGTAAAAGAACTCGTTTTAAGATTATCTGGACAGTACCAGATTAAAAGAATTATAGATAATCATGGTTACGGTAAGTGGGTAGCGTATTTTCTACCTGAAAGTTTAAATGAATTAATATATAAAGAGGAGTTAAAAATTCATTATCACGACTACGATCATCAAATCTCTGCTAATAAAGAATATAGATATCTTTTTAAGAATAGTAATGTTACAAAATATTTTATTGCTCATAAAAATAGCTTATTTTATCTATTTTATAGATAA
- the dnaA gene encoding chromosomal replication initiator protein DnaA: MSTNQIILTDQGDNYLNVWSHVAQDLYNHYGETLYNSWFSKVNFIESSLNTVILCAPTNFVRDWIKSKYSMVILQLFQHYNNTIKSVEIITKELPGTSKTVIELPTKTFADIGSSELNAENIFSTLDVRFTFDNFVVGVPNELAYAAARAVAESTDAVSESNPLFLYGGVGLGKTHLMHAIGWYIKQNNPNRKVIYMSAEKFMYQFVKALRNKEVISFKEKFRSVDVLMIDDIQFICGKDSTQEEFFHTFNTLIDNNRQIVISCDRSPSDLDNIEDRIKSRLGWGLVADVHSTTYELRLGILESKIEQMNVKIPKNVIDFLASKIVSNVRELEGALNKVIAHSNFTLKEITLENTQNILRDLLRSNERIITVEDIQKKVASRYNIKLSDMSSSRRLREVARPRQIAMYLSKTLTPKSLADIGKKFGKKDHTTVMHAIKKVEELLENDIELREEINLLMKILQN; the protein is encoded by the coding sequence GTGAGTACTAATCAAATAATTTTAACAGATCAAGGGGATAATTATTTAAATGTCTGGAGTCATGTGGCTCAAGATCTTTACAATCATTATGGTGAAACTCTATATAATAGCTGGTTTAGTAAAGTCAATTTTATAGAATCTTCATTAAATACTGTTATTCTTTGTGCCCCTACTAACTTTGTTAGAGATTGGATAAAATCCAAGTACTCTATGGTCATATTGCAACTATTTCAACATTATAATAATACTATTAAGTCGGTTGAAATAATTACTAAAGAGTTACCTGGAACAAGCAAAACAGTTATAGAACTACCTACTAAAACTTTTGCCGATATTGGCAGCAGTGAGCTTAATGCGGAAAATATCTTTTCAACTCTTGACGTACGTTTTACTTTTGATAATTTTGTGGTTGGAGTACCAAATGAGCTAGCTTATGCTGCTGCAAGAGCGGTTGCAGAATCAACGGATGCAGTTTCTGAATCTAATCCACTTTTTCTATATGGTGGCGTAGGGCTTGGCAAAACGCATTTAATGCATGCAATTGGTTGGTATATAAAGCAGAATAACCCAAACCGCAAAGTGATATATATGTCAGCAGAGAAATTCATGTATCAGTTTGTGAAAGCTCTGCGTAACAAAGAAGTAATCTCATTTAAAGAGAAATTTCGTTCGGTTGATGTGTTAATGATTGATGATATTCAATTTATTTGCGGCAAAGATAGTACTCAAGAAGAATTTTTCCATACTTTTAATACGTTGATTGATAATAACCGTCAAATAGTTATTTCTTGTGATAGGTCGCCTTCAGATTTAGATAATATTGAAGATCGGATAAAATCCCGCCTTGGATGGGGCTTAGTTGCCGACGTTCATAGTACCACTTATGAGCTGCGTTTAGGTATTCTAGAATCTAAGATTGAGCAAATGAATGTTAAAATACCAAAAAACGTAATTGATTTTTTAGCATCTAAAATCGTTTCAAACGTTAGAGAACTTGAAGGGGCTTTAAATAAGGTGATTGCTCATTCTAATTTTACTTTAAAAGAAATTACGCTTGAAAATACACAAAATATTTTAAGAGATTTATTACGTTCTAATGAAAGAATAATTACCGTTGAAGATATTCAGAAAAAAGTGGCTAGTCGTTATAATATTAAATTATCCGATATGTCATCGTCACGGAGATTACGAGAAGTTGCAAGACCGCGTCAAATAGCTATGTATCTTAGTAAAACATTAACGCCGAAAAGCCTTGCTGATATCGGTAAAAAATTCGGTAAAAAAGACCATACGACGGTTATGCATGCTATTAAAAAAGTAGAAGAATTACTAGAAAATGATATAGAACTTCGTGAAGAGATAAATTTACTAATGAAAATATTACAGAATTAA
- a CDS encoding rhodanese-like domain-containing protein, whose protein sequence is MSVQNICCTKAYNILVSNDNVFLVDVRTREEWKQVGIPHKVIFLSWQLNKDFEDNFLSIINDKIHAMIFLLFRSGYRSFTAANFITNIGYKNCYNISDLFEGNNQNKG, encoded by the coding sequence ATGTCGGTTCAAAATATCTGTTGTACAAAAGCTTATAATATACTGGTTTCAAATGATAATGTTTTTCTTGTAGATGTTAGGACTAGAGAAGAATGGAAACAAGTAGGAATACCTCATAAGGTGATCTTTCTAAGTTGGCAATTGAATAAAGATTTTGAAGATAATTTTTTATCTATCATTAACGATAAAATTCATGCAATGATATTTTTACTGTTTCGTTCAGGATATAGGTCATTTACGGCAGCAAATTTTATAACTAATATAGGTTATAAAAATTGTTATAATATTAGTGACCTTTTTGAAGGAAACAATCAAAATAAAGGCTAG
- a CDS encoding succinate dehydrogenase assembly factor 2 has product MNKLNKNSLQKKLLYLSKNRGCKEMDYILGSFTEKYLSLMDEKKLESYALILDQNDNDLYNWINNKSSAPSYLDIEIIDKLRKIAKV; this is encoded by the coding sequence ATGAATAAATTAAATAAAAATTCTTTACAAAAAAAACTTCTTTATCTTAGTAAAAATCGCGGCTGTAAAGAAATGGATTATATACTTGGTAGCTTTACCGAAAAGTATCTATCTTTGATGGATGAGAAAAAACTTGAAAGCTATGCTTTGATACTTGATCAAAATGATAATGATCTTTATAATTGGATTAATAATAAATCTTCTGCTCCTTCTTATCTAGATATTGAAATAATTGATAAATTACGCAAAATAGCTAAAGTATAA
- the mfd gene encoding transcription-repair coupling factor, with protein MLQQKFPAAAKSFFAIDNLTKNLKQDLILSVSNEEDVLQLYKQALFFSSNESIYYFPSYDTVPYDHASPSPSIVSKRAETLTKLTTNNSNSKLLITHAANLLNKLPPKDFFSKYFLKLFPKMKFTTDELAMFLVENSFTRNTSSVDVGEFVVRGEIIDIILPGPKAYRINFSWDYIESIKEFDIDTQISTKSCTELVITPVNEIVLNSETIGNFKNNYLRNFGVNYTDNPLYEAVTSGRKFSGYEQLLPLFYNSCSNLVDYLNDPIIIFDNLSKQAILEFERSYNDFYSARSEANKFNRFYPTLAPTRLYFTISEIMELLEQKNNILISYDNSEQATLIENIRSTSFIEKKIVFDKLFEIIKAHSSKKIVIGVASLSGLERVKSIIQNYEYTYNEINKLDEAKIGIINIAILPLNQSFDTKEYLFITVSELLEEKPSSINTNKKLKNILLELDNLAEGEFVVHKDHGIGKFLKLEALEIKGKLHDFLKILYAGNDKLYIPVENIEVIKKYGNDNAELDKLGSVSWQRSKAKLKNRIKEIALHLIQIAAQRKLNTNASIEFDLEEYDKFCAHFPFSETEDQLTAINDIREDLRSGMLMDRLICGDVGFGKTEVAMRAVFMVAKSLNEYSPQVAVVVPTTILCSQHVSRFTERFKGFGLNIKQLSSIISPKEAKIIRSELESGKINIIIGTHSLLHKNTKFFNLKLLIIDEEQHFGVSQKEFLKQLKSSSHVLAMSATPIPRTLQMSMTGLKELSIIATPPLNRLEVRTSVMPFNPVIIRDALLREHFRGGRSFYVVPRINDILDIEKQLKQIVPELSYKIVHRKMPYNKIDEVMSEFYAGKFDILVSTTIIESGIDIQGANTMIIHKADMLGLSQLYQLRGRIGRGKMRGYAYLIVESHKKMTAHSLRRLEIIQNSCALGSGFTIASHDMDLRGFGNLIGEEQSGQIREVGTELYQEMLEEQIALFKDEPVVSEQPFIPTINLGLSVFIPDHYVSDSALKIGIYRRIGNLSNEIEVEKFKDEMIDRFGSLPTEFNNLLDIVKIKLLCFKLNIENLDSGDNGFVIKFYKNADMADKILKFVSTYHSQAKIKPDNRLVFIKKLVGKNVIVEANQLLWNLAEI; from the coding sequence ATGTTACAACAAAAATTTCCGGCGGCTGCCAAATCTTTTTTTGCAATTGATAATTTGACTAAGAATCTTAAGCAAGATTTAATCTTGAGTGTAAGCAATGAAGAAGATGTATTACAATTATATAAGCAAGCCTTATTTTTTTCTTCTAATGAAAGTATTTATTATTTTCCGAGTTATGATACTGTACCATATGATCATGCATCTCCAAGCCCTAGTATTGTATCTAAACGTGCAGAAACATTAACTAAGCTAACAACAAATAATAGTAACAGCAAACTACTTATCACTCATGCAGCAAACTTATTAAACAAATTACCCCCGAAAGATTTTTTTTCTAAGTACTTTTTAAAATTATTCCCTAAAATGAAATTTACTACAGATGAACTTGCTATGTTTTTAGTAGAAAATAGTTTTACAAGAAATACGAGTAGTGTTGATGTTGGGGAATTTGTAGTTAGAGGTGAAATCATTGATATAATATTGCCCGGTCCTAAAGCTTATAGAATTAATTTTAGTTGGGATTATATTGAATCGATTAAAGAATTTGATATTGATACACAAATTTCGACTAAATCCTGCACGGAGTTAGTTATTACTCCTGTAAATGAGATAGTTTTAAACAGTGAAACTATAGGTAATTTTAAGAATAATTATTTACGAAATTTTGGAGTTAACTATACTGATAATCCTTTATATGAGGCGGTAACATCGGGAAGAAAATTTTCAGGATATGAACAATTACTTCCGTTATTTTATAATTCCTGCTCTAACTTAGTAGATTACCTAAACGATCCTATTATCATATTTGATAATTTATCAAAACAAGCTATTTTAGAGTTTGAACGTAGTTATAACGATTTTTATTCGGCAAGATCAGAGGCAAATAAATTTAATAGGTTTTATCCTACTCTTGCACCGACTAGGTTATATTTTACCATCTCCGAAATAATGGAATTACTTGAACAAAAAAATAATATATTAATTAGTTATGATAATTCCGAGCAAGCCACTCTAATTGAAAATATTAGATCTACAAGTTTTATAGAAAAGAAAATAGTTTTTGATAAATTATTTGAGATTATTAAAGCTCATTCTTCTAAAAAAATTGTGATAGGTGTAGCTTCTTTAAGCGGTCTTGAGAGAGTGAAAAGCATTATCCAAAATTATGAATATACATATAATGAAATAAATAAATTAGATGAGGCTAAAATAGGCATAATAAATATTGCCATACTACCTTTAAATCAAAGTTTTGATACTAAAGAATATTTATTTATTACGGTAAGCGAACTATTAGAAGAAAAACCTAGTTCTATAAACACTAACAAAAAACTTAAAAATATTTTGCTAGAGCTTGATAATTTAGCTGAAGGAGAATTTGTTGTTCACAAAGATCATGGGATAGGTAAATTTTTAAAGCTGGAAGCTTTAGAAATTAAAGGAAAACTGCATGATTTCTTAAAAATTTTATATGCCGGAAATGATAAATTATATATACCAGTTGAAAATATAGAGGTAATAAAGAAATACGGCAATGATAATGCAGAGCTTGATAAGCTTGGCAGCGTCTCATGGCAAAGAAGTAAGGCAAAACTTAAAAACCGTATAAAAGAGATAGCACTGCATTTAATACAAATAGCAGCGCAAAGAAAACTTAATACTAATGCTTCCATTGAATTTGACCTTGAAGAATATGATAAATTTTGTGCTCATTTTCCTTTTAGTGAAACAGAAGACCAATTAACTGCTATAAACGATATTAGAGAAGATCTAAGAAGTGGTATGTTAATGGATAGGTTAATATGCGGTGATGTAGGTTTTGGTAAAACAGAGGTAGCCATGCGTGCCGTCTTTATGGTAGCAAAATCTCTAAATGAATATTCACCTCAAGTAGCCGTAGTTGTACCGACAACTATTTTATGTAGTCAACATGTTTCAAGATTTACAGAAAGGTTCAAGGGTTTTGGTTTAAATATCAAACAATTATCCAGTATTATTAGTCCTAAAGAAGCAAAGATTATAAGATCGGAACTTGAAAGTGGTAAAATAAATATAATAATAGGTACTCATTCTTTATTACATAAAAATACAAAATTCTTTAATTTGAAATTGTTAATAATCGATGAAGAACAACATTTCGGTGTTAGTCAAAAAGAATTTTTAAAACAATTAAAATCTTCCTCTCACGTACTTGCAATGTCGGCAACACCAATTCCTCGAACACTGCAAATGTCAATGACCGGTCTAAAAGAACTAAGCATTATTGCAACGCCGCCTTTAAACAGGCTAGAAGTTCGTACATCTGTTATGCCTTTTAATCCTGTTATTATTAGAGATGCATTATTACGTGAACATTTTAGAGGCGGCAGAAGCTTTTATGTGGTTCCAAGAATTAACGATATCCTTGATATTGAGAAACAGCTAAAACAAATTGTACCAGAATTAAGCTATAAAATAGTTCACAGAAAAATGCCGTATAATAAAATTGATGAGGTTATGAGCGAGTTTTATGCTGGCAAATTTGATATACTAGTCTCAACTACTATTATAGAATCAGGAATTGATATACAAGGTGCAAATACCATGATTATACATAAAGCCGATATGCTTGGTCTTAGTCAGCTATATCAGTTGCGTGGTCGAATAGGTCGAGGTAAAATGCGAGGCTATGCTTATCTAATAGTAGAAAGTCATAAAAAAATGACTGCGCACTCCTTAAGGCGCTTAGAGATAATACAAAATAGTTGTGCTTTAGGTTCAGGTTTTACTATTGCAAGCCATGATATGGATTTACGAGGTTTTGGTAATTTGATCGGTGAAGAACAATCAGGACAAATTAGAGAAGTAGGTACGGAACTCTACCAAGAAATGTTGGAAGAACAAATAGCTCTTTTTAAAGATGAACCGGTTGTCTCAGAACAACCGTTTATTCCGACTATTAATTTAGGATTATCCGTCTTTATCCCGGATCACTATGTATCTGATTCAGCTCTCAAAATTGGGATATATAGAAGAATAGGTAATTTAAGTAATGAGATAGAAGTAGAGAAATTTAAAGATGAGATGATTGATAGATTCGGCTCACTACCGACTGAATTTAATAATTTACTTGATATTGTAAAGATAAAGCTATTATGCTTTAAGTTAAATATTGAAAATCTAGATTCAGGAGATAATGGGTTTGTGATTAAATTTTATAAAAATGCCGATATGGCTGACAAAATTTTAAAATTCGTGAGTACTTATCATTCTCAAGCTAAAATAAAACCTGATAATAGGTTAGTATTTATCAAGAAATTAGTAGGTAAAAATGTAATTGTTGAGGCAAATCAATTACTTTGGAATTTAGCGGAGATTTGA
- a CDS encoding UDP-N-acetylmuramoyl-L-alanyl-D-glutamate--2,6-diaminopimelate ligase, producing the protein MLFNLKQLFQQHNIKGLSTNSKNIKEGEVFFAVKGRTVDGNDFINDALNKGAVLVITDNEKNTAINKVIYVEDLQKALYEVIEIFYPKKPKHLIAVTGTNGKSSVISYIAQLYSLLGEKAASIGTIGVEIFGCDNFINDVPELTTFDYLSFRKIAHNLAEIGIEYLAFEASSHGLDQTRLGENKVNIACFTSFSHDHLDYHHTKENYLLAKLKLFTNHLLPNAISILNSDIEEIEFIKAYLNKHNIKFITVGIKGDLQITRINSSLKGQNIDFTFNNRKYSFNTPIIGSFQASNLLIAALSEYYTGVAFDEVIGSLVDVKPVKGRMQQIENTNIFVDYSHTPDALEKALLELKNIQVLGSKLNVIFGCGGNRDKKKRSLMGQIAAKLADNVIITDDNPRLEDPKLIRAEIISGIDKANYIEIENREKAIKYGINNLNQDDILLIAGKGHENYQIIGNKKIPFDDAEIVKKYIKYHAVT; encoded by the coding sequence ATGCTCTTCAATCTAAAACAATTATTCCAACAACATAACATAAAAGGTTTGTCGACTAACTCCAAAAATATTAAGGAAGGTGAGGTCTTTTTTGCTGTAAAAGGACGAACTGTTGATGGAAATGATTTTATAAATGATGCTTTAAATAAAGGTGCAGTATTAGTAATTACAGATAATGAAAAAAATACTGCTATAAATAAAGTAATTTATGTAGAAGATTTACAAAAAGCTTTATATGAAGTTATAGAAATCTTTTACCCTAAGAAACCAAAGCATCTGATAGCCGTAACAGGTACTAATGGCAAAAGCTCTGTAATATCTTATATAGCTCAATTATATTCATTACTTGGAGAGAAAGCTGCATCTATAGGTACGATAGGCGTAGAAATTTTTGGCTGTGATAACTTTATAAATGATGTACCGGAATTAACCACATTCGATTATTTAAGCTTTAGAAAAATTGCACATAATTTAGCTGAAATAGGTATAGAATATTTAGCTTTTGAAGCTTCTAGTCATGGTCTTGATCAAACAAGACTTGGGGAAAACAAAGTAAATATAGCATGTTTTACTAGCTTTAGTCACGATCATCTAGATTATCACCATACAAAAGAAAATTATTTACTTGCTAAACTAAAATTATTTACCAATCATTTATTACCGAATGCTATTTCCATATTAAATTCTGATATAGAAGAAATAGAGTTTATTAAAGCTTATTTAAATAAGCATAATATTAAATTTATAACCGTGGGAATAAAGGGAGATTTACAAATAACTAGAATTAATAGTTCTTTAAAAGGACAAAATATTGATTTTACATTTAATAATAGAAAATATAGTTTTAATACGCCAATAATCGGTAGTTTTCAGGCTAGCAATTTATTAATTGCTGCTCTTAGTGAGTATTATACCGGTGTTGCTTTTGATGAAGTTATAGGTTCTTTAGTAGATGTTAAACCGGTAAAAGGCAGAATGCAGCAAATAGAAAACACTAATATTTTTGTTGATTATTCCCATACTCCCGATGCTCTTGAAAAAGCTTTACTAGAGCTGAAAAATATTCAAGTACTAGGCAGTAAGTTAAATGTAATTTTTGGCTGTGGCGGCAATCGTGATAAAAAAAAGAGAAGTCTTATGGGGCAAATAGCTGCAAAACTTGCTGATAACGTCATAATTACAGATGATAATCCACGTCTTGAAGATCCAAAGCTTATTAGAGCTGAAATCATAAGCGGTATAGATAAAGCAAATTATATAGAAATAGAAAATAGAGAAAAAGCTATTAAATATGGTATTAATAATTTAAATCAAGATGATATATTATTAATTGCTGGCAAAGGTCATGAAAATTACCAAATTATAGGCAATAAAAAAATACCTTTTGATGATGCTGAAATTGTGAAGAAGTATATAAAGTATCATGCTGTTACTTGA